In the genome of Solirubrobacterales bacterium, the window GCTGGCGCAACAGCCCGGGCTTCAGCTGCTCGATCCCGCAGGCGACGACGTCGCCGCCGCGCAGCAGGTCCGGTCCGTCGAGTTCGATCCGATCACCGTCGTGAAGCAGGGAGAAAAGCTCCTGCTCGGGGAAGTCGATCAGCCTGACCCCGCCCTCGACCAGGATCAGCGGACCCTGATTCGGGTAGTGGCCGTCCGACGATGACTGATCGTTGAGCACCACCTTCACCCCGGTTGCGACCAGATCCTCGGCCGCAACCCGATCGAGGTTGCGGTGACCGATCACCGCCACGTCGCCCGGCTTCAGGGTCTTGACCAGATCCTTGGTCCGCCGTCCGGTGCGCACGATGCCGCTGCTGACCGGGTTCGGGGAGGACCGTTGTCCGTTTCCGGTCGACCGCCAGAGCTTTTCGCGGATCATCGCCACCACTTGAGGGTAATGGCTACCCGGATGTCGGATCCTCGCGGACCGGCCGGACGCTCAGCGATGGGTCGAGAGGAGTTCGGCCGCGTGACGGGTCGCGGTGGCATCGCCCGCTTCGGCCCCCATCATCCGGCGGATCTCCCCCACCACGTCATCACCGACGAGCGACTCGACCCGGGCGGTGGCCGGCTCCTCGCCGACCTCCTTGGTGATCGCAAAGTGGGCCTCGGCCCGGGCAGCGACCTGCGGCAGGTGGGTGATCGCGATGACCTGGCGGGTCGTGGCCACCTTTCGCAGCCGGTCTCCCACCGCCCCGGCGGTGTTGCCACCGATCCCGGCATCGATCTCGTCGAAAACCAGGGTGCGGCCGCCATCCGCATTTCCGTCTCCGGACGCGGCCAGCGCCAGCATCACCCGGGAAAGCTCCCCGCCGGAGGCCGTGTCGCGCAGTGGCTGGGCCGCCATCCCGGGGTTGGGAGCGAGGATGAACTCGGCCGCCTCCAGCCCCCCCGGGCCGGGACCGTCCGGGAGGGCTTCGAGTCTGATCGTGAACTCGGCCCCCGCCATGGCCAGTTGATCAAGGTCGATCGAGATCCGCTCGGCCAGGTCTTCGGCGGCGCGGGTCCGGCTCTGGCTCAACCGCACCGCCAGCTTTCCGAGCCCGGCCCGGGCCTGATCGAGTTCCCCTCGCAGCTCCTCCTCGCGGGCGGCGCCACCTTCGAGCCGGTCGATCTCCGCCCGACACCGTTCGGCGTGATCGAGCACCTGCTCGATCGATCCGCCGTGTTTCCGTTCGAGTCGCGACAGCAGATCGATCCGCTCACCGACGACCGTCAGGCGCTCCGGGTCACCGACACTCGCTTCACTCCTGGAACCGAGATCCTGCCCGACGTCGTCGAGCTCCAGGGCGAGGCTTTCGAGCCGTCGGTCCAGGTCATCGAGACCCGGATCCACCCCGCGGAGCGGTGCCAGCAGGCCACGTACCGCAGCCAGCTCGCCGAGGGTGCCGGCGCCCGGACCGATCTGCTCTCCGCGCAGGAGGGAGGCAGCCTCGGCGGTCGCCCGTTGCATCTCCTCGATCCGTTCAAGCCGGATCCGCTCCGCTTCCAGAACTTCGGGTTCACCCGGCACCGGTGCGGCGGCCTCGATCTCTTCGAGCTCGTACCGGTACAGGTCGAGGTCCCGCTCCCGCCCGCTCTCCCCGGCGAGCTCGTCCAGCTCGGACTCCAGGCGGCGAAATCGGGTCCAGGCTGCCCTGTAGTCCTGAAGCAGATCTGCGTGGCGGCTGCCACCGGCTGCGTCCACCATTCCGGTCTGGACCGAGCTGATCGTCAGCCGCCGGTGCTCGTGCTGGCCGTAGAAGGTGATCAGCCTTGCGGTGATCTGCCGCAGATCCGCCGCGGACGCTGCCCGGCCACCCAGAAAGGCGGAGGTCCGGCCCGAGCTGAACACCCTGCGCCCCAGGATCAGCTCTTCCGTGTCGGCCGGAAGGCGCTCCAGGATCGGTTTCAGTTCGGGGTCGTCGGCCAGCTCGGTGGGCAGGTCGAACACACCCTCGACCCAGGCCTCGTCGGCACCGGGGCGTACGATGTTCCGCTTCGCCTTGCCACCCATCAGCAGATCGAGCGAGTGGGCAAGCACCGTCTTGCCGGC includes:
- the recN gene encoding DNA repair protein RecN, translating into MLRELRIENLLLIERAELRLDPGLNVLTGETGAGKTVLAHSLDLLMGGKAKRNIVRPGADEAWVEGVFDLPTELADDPELKPILERLPADTEELILGRRVFSSGRTSAFLGGRAASAADLRQITARLITFYGQHEHRRLTISSVQTGMVDAAGGSRHADLLQDYRAAWTRFRRLESELDELAGESGRERDLDLYRYELEEIEAAAPVPGEPEVLEAERIRLERIEEMQRATAEAASLLRGEQIGPGAGTLGELAAVRGLLAPLRGVDPGLDDLDRRLESLALELDDVGQDLGSRSEASVGDPERLTVVGERIDLLSRLERKHGGSIEQVLDHAERCRAEIDRLEGGAAREEELRGELDQARAGLGKLAVRLSQSRTRAAEDLAERISIDLDQLAMAGAEFTIRLEALPDGPGPGGLEAAEFILAPNPGMAAQPLRDTASGGELSRVMLALAASGDGNADGGRTLVFDEIDAGIGGNTAGAVGDRLRKVATTRQVIAITHLPQVAARAEAHFAITKEVGEEPATARVESLVGDDVVGEIRRMMGAEAGDATATRHAAELLSTHR